Part of the Cellulomonas taurus genome, CTCGGACAGCAGCGGGGCCAGCGGCGCCATCACCCGGGTCAGGGTCTCCAGCGCGGTCCACAGCGTGTTGAACGCGGCGGGGTCCTCGGCCCAGAACCGGTCCCGCTGGGTGCGCACGTACCAGTTGGTCAGCAGGTCCAGGTGCTGGCGCACCGTCTCGCAGGCGCCCGGCACGTCGTAGGCGTCCAGCTGGGCGGTGACCTGCTCCACCAGGGTGCGGGTCCGGGCCAGCAGGTAGCGGTCCATGGTGGACAGCTGGTCCTCGGCGGTGACCCGACGCGCCTGCACCGGGGTCTTCGCGGCATTGGCGTAGAGCGCGAAGAAGTACCAGGTGCTCCACAGCGGGAGCAGCACCTGGCGCACCTCGGAGCGGATGCCCTCCTCGGTGACCACCAGGTTGCCGCCGCGCAGGATCGGCGAGGCCATCAGGAACCAGCGCATCGCATCCGACCCGTCCCGGTCGAAGACCTCGGAGACATCCGGGTAGTTGCGCAGGGACTTGCTCATCTTGCGGCCGTCGGAGCCGAGCACGATGCCGTGCGAGACGCTGGTGGTGAAGGCCGGCTTGTCGAACAGCGCGGTGGCGAGCACGTGCAGCAGGTAGAACCAGCCACGGGTCTGCCCGATGTACTCCACGATGAAGTCACCCGGGTAGTGGTGCTCGAACCAGTCGGTGTTCTCGAACGGGTAGTGCACCTGGGCGTAGGGCATCGACCCGGAGTCGAACCACACGTCGAAGATGTCCTCGATCCGGCGCATGGTCGACTGGCCGGTCGGGTCGTCCGGGTTCGGCCGGGTCAGCTCGTCGATGAACGGGCGGTGCAGATCCGGCTCGCCGTCGTCGTTCAGGGGCAGTCGACCGAAGTCGGCCTCCAGCTCGGCGAAGGAGCCGTAGACGTCCACCCGCGGGTAGGCGGGGTCGTCGCTCACCCAGACCGGGATCGGGGTGCCCCAGAACCGGTTGCGGGAGATCGACCAGTCACGGGCGTTGGCCAGCCAGTTGCCGAACTGACCGTCCTTGATGTGGTCCGGCACCCAGGTGATCTGCTCGTTCAGCTCCACCATCCGGTCGCGGAACTGGGTCACCCGCACGAACCAGGAGGACACCGCCTTGTAGATCAGCGGGTTCCGGCACCGCCAGCAGTGCGGGTAGGAGTGCACGTAGGACGCCTGGCGCAGCACCCGGCCGTCGGCCTTGAGGCGCTGACTGATCGGCCGGTTCGCCTCGAAGACCTGCTCCCCGGCGAAGTCGGTCACGAACGGCAGGAACCGTCCGCCGTCGTCCACGCTCAACACGGTGGGGATGTCGGCCGCGGCGCACGCCTCGGAGTCGACCTCACCGTAGGCCGGGGCCATGTGCACCACACCGGTGCCGTCCTCGGTGGTCACGAAGTCGCCGAGCAACACCTGCCAGGCGTTCCCGAGGTCGTCACGATCGGCCAGGTAGTCGAACAGCCGCTGGTAGCGCAGCCCCGCCAGCTCACGACCGGGCAGCTCGCGGGTGACCGCGGCGCGGGCGGCCTCGGCGTCGTCGTAGCCCAGGTCCTTGGCGTAGTTGCCGAGCAGGTCGGTCGCCAGCAGGAAGGAGCCGTCACCGGCGCTGGTCCCGTTCGGCCCCGCGGGCACCACCACGTAGGTCACGTCCGGCCCCACCGCGAGCGCCTGGTTGGTCGGCAGCGTCCACGGCGTGGTGGTCCAGGCCAGCGCCGCCACCCCGACCAGGCCCTTCGCCTCCGCCGCCTCGCCGACGAACGGGAAGGAGACGGTCAGCGTCTGGTCCTGGCGGTCCTGATAGA contains:
- the ileS gene encoding isoleucine--tRNA ligase, which encodes MAYPMHRDDSSALPASPDLPALEQRVLDYWQQDGTFQASIDHRPAGENGANEFVFYDGPPFANGLPHYGHLLTGYAKDIVGRYQTQRGRRVERRFGWDTHGLPAELEAERILGITDKSQIEEMGIKAFNDACRSSVLRYTAEWQEYVTRQARWVDFDHDYKTLDPTYMESVIWAFKQLYDKGLAYQGYRVLPYCWHDQTPLSNHELKMDDDVYQDRQDQTLTVSFPFVGEAAEAKGLVGVAALAWTTTPWTLPTNQALAVGPDVTYVVVPAGPNGTSAGDGSFLLATDLLGNYAKDLGYDDAEAARAAVTRELPGRELAGLRYQRLFDYLADRDDLGNAWQVLLGDFVTTEDGTGVVHMAPAYGEVDSEACAAADIPTVLSVDDGGRFLPFVTDFAGEQVFEANRPISQRLKADGRVLRQASYVHSYPHCWRCRNPLIYKAVSSWFVRVTQFRDRMVELNEQITWVPDHIKDGQFGNWLANARDWSISRNRFWGTPIPVWVSDDPAYPRVDVYGSFAELEADFGRLPLNDDGEPDLHRPFIDELTRPNPDDPTGQSTMRRIEDIFDVWFDSGSMPYAQVHYPFENTDWFEHHYPGDFIVEYIGQTRGWFYLLHVLATALFDKPAFTTSVSHGIVLGSDGRKMSKSLRNYPDVSEVFDRDGSDAMRWFLMASPILRGGNLVVTEEGIRSEVRQVLLPLWSTWYFFALYANAAKTPVQARRVTAEDQLSTMDRYLLARTRTLVEQVTAQLDAYDVPGACETVRQHLDLLTNWYVRTQRDRFWAEDPAAFNTLWTALETLTRVMAPLAPLLSEEVWRGLTGGRSVHLTDWPVLGDGGADDLALAPADDLVAAVDAVREAVSAALGLRKAHSLRVRQPLHELRVAVADPAALAPFTDLLAAELNVKAVRLTTIEEAGLDIRQNLAVNARAAGPRLGRGVQTVIKAAKSGAWSLDGDGAVVVATDDGPVPLLPAEYELTTTIDVAGGEDLAAGVLPGGGFVVLDLRLDEALLAEGYARDVVRAVQDARKAAGLDVSDRIALALGVPESDAAAVEAHRDFIARETLATSVTVATAGDLTVTVTKVDA